The Montipora capricornis isolate CH-2021 chromosome 3, ASM3666992v2, whole genome shotgun sequence genome includes the window cggattgagagctacaatactcgtcacatttgttggaacacccatcctcgtttcccccctccttcaatgttgatttcaaaactaccaGAAGTTGTCCGAAATTTTTTCTAACGCActgaattggggggagggggagaagGGATAAGCTGCCATCTTGTAACACGACGATTCTAGATCATTCGCGTAACGTGTTCCAACGAAAtgtgtctagtattgtaggttcCAGGCTCTTGCGCGACCATGTCAAACAACCCTTCCCTCGGGACCTGAAATCGCCTCAAATATTTCGTCAACCACGGTATCGAGGATAGATTCCCTAGACTGCTGTTGCTGTGTCATAAAATTTGACCCCCACTCATGTTTCTTACCAATGAAAAATCAACCCCCAAAAAGGGGCTTGTTTTAAAATTGTACCCCCCTCCAAAACCACCGCCCcgtcccccgcacccccgggacgtAATTAACGATCGGTccctaacctttttaaaatgggtgcttagattaaaaaactgttgaacaatgctgtttaaaatgggtgtttcgGCTTAaataagcactatttgagatgctgcttacacaatGAAGCGCATTGTAGGAGGAGTCTGTTGAATGAGAGCCATTTCAAGATTCTTAGAAAGTGTcaaggcaaatttgattgttcaCTGTCTGAAATACTTTACATCAAGAAATTCAAACCTAATTTCAACGTCcaaacggactccatacgtgcgagACTTTTTGTTTAACTaacttgtaaattatttttatcTCTCATTGTTCGTCTAAGTATTTATAGATCTTAGTTTTATACATTTTTGACTTGATAACGACGTTATGGTAAtgtcgaaacgtcgtcgattttattcaactttttagctttttagatCTTAGAATGCTTTTAAGAAACGTTctttcgcaattttttattgTCAGCGGCGTAAATATTCCCAGGAACTGGTGAATCGTGAAGAGAAATGTTGCAATACCCCCCTCTCCTCCCCTGTTGGtggattttgttttcttttgtttcacgtttttccCGCGCAAGTTTGAAGATGGCGTTGAGGGAAACTGGCGAACAGACGCTCAAAATTCcctcaaaaaatgcaaaagcCATATTAATACACTCAGATGAGCTTGTGAAATTATGTGACAGACTTCCTAAAGTTCCTAATCGAGTAAGTCGTACCGCTTCGGATGGCATTTTCTCGTTATTTTGCGTTTGAACTTAACAGTTTGAGATCAAATAATATACTCATGGTTAATTCTTGCAGGCATCGTTTACACACTCACTTATCAAAGCCTATGGACTTCTAGAGAATGTCAGGTAACGACACAAAAATGTCCTTCTACCTCCCCTTGTAATAAATCAGAAAGGATCAAATACTACTGCTTTTACAGTAATTCAAGTTGATGTCGATTTACATTGGGTGCCCTGGCTGATACATGTACGTTTGCTGAAGACACGAATTATATACTATTAAGCTTATCATCTACTAGAGATCGAAACCCATAAACAAGGCATCTCCTTAAATACAAATGTCATCTCGCTTGGTAAAATATGAGTTGTTAATTTTGTCACTGGAAGCTTATTATTACAGAGCTTACCTGTTATCAAACAGgttcattaaatattcataacAATAAATTCTGAATTAGGAGGTTTTAGAGCATTTAAGTCATCGAAAGGTCTTGACAGGGTTGTTAAAATTGtccttttcacttttttattctATTTGTCAGCAAAGCAGCTTTTTTGTTGAATATTATAGAATACAGCtttgttaaaattatttttaaattgatttGTGAACTTTCTAATAAAAGATAGTTTAGCCAGGGGATCtagcctcagttgttcaaaaggtggatgtTACACTAtccgccagataaatcactattcagtgGATTAACACaaggaaaccaattgagttatccagtggatacccggcgtggatagtgatttatccagcagatagcgctatccactggataactcagttggttttgctaatgtttatctgctggatagtgatttctctggtggatagcgttgtCCACCTTTAGAACAACCGAGACCTGACTGAATAGGACAGTTTCCAGTAGTCTATTCAAAGTGTGTGAAAAGGTTTATAAAGTTCACACACTTTGTTTTGCAGCAGGTGTGTGTGCAAAGAATTATATAAATCTAGAGTGCTATCCAATGAGGAACCTGACATGAAAGACGACCCCCTTTCATATCACACAAAGTTGAATTTAGTGATCTCCTAAATGTATATTATTCAGTCACAATATTGTTCTGTTTAATAATTTGTTACCTGactcatcaatccaattttgatccgggtttatccccataaacgggggtggccggatttaccccactttgtcagcaatctttctagCTCTCACTCTCCATCTTGCTCGATTCATGGCATCCTTTTCCTCCAAAGcaacgctcttgctctccttctccacttgcatcttccacgtcttctttggtTGTCCTCtcttcctcttgcccttcacttcgaactccaacgcttttctcagaacatgcgcatcatccctcctcaacacatgcccataccatctcactccatttgcccttgccatctgaaccactgtttccttcaatcccaacatctccatcaggtcctctgACTAGCCTTAATTTTACAGGGGAACAGGACCaattaaaaacaacatttaaagTATTTGATATTTTAAGTGAATGAAAAACAACATCTCTATGTGATTGATACAAAGTTTCCTTGCAATGAGTAaatgaatgagtgaatgaatgTATTGCTAGTTGTAGTGGGCCTTTTAACCCTGTCTGCTCATTTTAATTGCATGTGCTTAAAATTTCATGTCTTCACTTGTTGTACatacagttattattattttatatacatgtatgttgtgtTTTCAGAGTTGTTCACCCCAGAAGAGCATTGGTTCGTGAACTTTCAGCTTTTCATTCCATGGATTACATTGAATGCCTTAAACAAGTGACGAATAGCAATGACTGTGCAGAAGTAGAGAATGCAACTGCAGAGCATGGCCTTGGTAAGACCACAGAGGCTTAGCTGTAGGTGCTGGAATTGAATCATGTTTTATACTAGCTGAAAGATGGCCATGTTTCAATCTTAACCCCCAAGAAACAATAGACCTCAACATGTTAACTAGTGCAAAGACATTTTGATTTCCATGATGATTGCAATTGTCATTATCAGCGgataaaaaaaatgtacatcACTTTCTGAATGAATACATGTAGGTAAACAAAACTTTAGAGATCATTTTGTGTCGTTAAATTGACTTGAACGTAATCAAATAAGCATTCATATATTCTTTGGTCAGTGGGCTTTTGGGCATGTGTCACTCATGTGAGCAGGGTAAGCTATTGGGGactttcatttacatttttgctTACTTTAGAAGCCAACTTTGCAAAGAATCATACTTACCAAGCCTGGGTTGTTCAAAGGTTGGTTAGGTTTAACCTGCATTTGATACCACGACAGCCCAGAAATTTTGATACTACTCCACCAGTAGTTAGAGCTAATCATTCTTCAAGCAACAGGGCCCTGCTTGACAATCAATCAGATATGCTTTGATGCTACTTTGGGtggaaaaaattaatgtgctgAGCTTTCACATTTATTCTACCCTTACTTTTTTGAACTATTAAGAGGAAGAAGTCTGTCAGTCAGCAAGGAAATAAAAGGACTCTTTTTACagctttaaggtggctctaactAGTTTCAACATTTTGAAGAGACACTCTCTTTCGAAAGATTAGCACCGCACACTTTGtcatgtaacagcaatgttatggtactatatgaaacaccgattattacTGAACAAGATATGGTAATTACTACATGTATGATGTAATAAgctaccttggcaacgggaaagcccagcaaaaacataCAACACATGTATTTTGGCTTTAATTGCTCATATCGAttaaacaaactcggtgacccccattttttattgctggaaagtgatcaaaAGGTctagatgaaactttctgcaaagttttaaaaaaatctgtaccaGTTGCAGAACCAGAGCCACAGAGTTAGGGTGGTTAGGGTGGCTCTGAATCACTTTCGAGCAATAAAagatgggggtcaccgagttcgtttttgagagatgtgcaactaaagacaaaatcaAGGGTGTTATTATAGGGTTTTCCCATTGCAACAGTGACTTATGACAtcacatttattattatttaataatgactgcatcttgttcagcaataattggtgctTCTTAATATGGTACCGTAACAtttgctaatacatgatacagtGTTGCAGTGCCAATCTTTCAAATAAGAATGTGACTTGAAAGCTTTGAAACTGGCTTTAGCCACCTTAAATCAACTCTGGGTACTTTTACACAAGGCAGGAGCATCAAAACGTTGGGTCTTGAATTGTAACTTGCATTCATTAAATCTTCCAACCAGACTGGCATCAGACCACGGCTTGAAATTAACGGAAAAAATCCAGCCGCAATTTTGCAACAAGACACGAAAATCTCGTCacaatttcacaaattttagtcgcaaaatcgtcgcGCCGCTAGCCTGTCACAGTGTTTTGTGCTCCCCCGTGTTATCTGTTTCCCCGAACACTGAGCACTAGTGCTGCGTGTTCCCCCTTCCCTCCGCATCGAACATTTCAgtgctggtattttttacaggtctcaggtcattgttttattagtacagaaagtatcctaaacatgcaaaaaaagctaaccttaggcctattAGACCTAATCAAGGtccaaggttagcttttatgaatgtttaggatgctttctgtattTATATTCTGCTATCATACTTACCGTTATGGCGTGATTACCttcatatttctttttgttttgatgtATTCTTAAGTCAGCAATTTTGAAGgtagcaataataattatgttctatggggagggaagggggcggtgtctgacatttgcagactgcagaccacagactgcagactaacccaaatcacaattattaaaagctaaccgttcgggttcttagacttaaatactgtttatcagcgctatttgaaatggatgcttagacttaaatacagtaaacacccgcatatatgAACAAGTGGATTAAAAACATCAGGCTACGATTTGGCCAATAAAGtaccatataaataagaacaaattcagcctgataaataaaacatgttcttaatacaaagggaaagggtattaggatgaggaaacaatacaataaagtaacttatatcaaagtactatggtattcaggaccattacaaactacataaaatctattacaaaacagtattgtatgttaattaaacctctagtaatatatattaatttaaagtatttctgaaaccaattttaggaacattttaaggctgatttctcactaagcacccctcaaataagaacacgatcagccttaaacctgaaaaaagtgttcttatatgcgggtgtttactgtactgtttatcagtgctatttgtagaCAGTTTgaagtctgcaaatgtcagacaccagGAAGGGGGAACGCACAGCACTAGTGCTTAGTGTGCGAGGGAACAGATAACTCGAGGGAACACAAAACCCTGTGACACCCACAGCCGtgtgtaaaaaaacaaagtatgagcccgcaatacttgtgtgtaactaaaccgctgaaaatggggACTGGTATTatggagttgtgcacgtaacatcgcagctaaattacgctgtcttcagattgaaagaaagttCACggtgagaaacaaaataattttgtcatttctttgtttattttcgCACAACTAGCAGCAAAGTGggaactgctaacccttttgtggTAGTTACGAAAACAAACACCCCGAAAACGAAGACGTACCTGGgacctcgaaaacgaagacccactcgCAAAAACGTACAGTTGAGGTTAattcaaatgttatttttgaagagttagtgcTAAGCAGATCTAAGGGACCgcgattacatgagccgggctggctcgtttagccGAGATTGCGGCACGTCTGAGAAATacaccaaaaatcaagtttgcgattacatggaaaatCTCACCCCGGTTAGCCGACATTCCAGCATTACGATGGATTAACTCTTCAAAAATAACGTTTGAATTAACCTTAATTTTCCGTTTTTTTCTACgttttcgaggtcttcgttttcaagcattttcgaggtcttcgttttcgaggtgTTAGGTCGTCGTTTTCGAAACTAccacccttttgtttcgaaacagcaaaggtgaaaacaagtcgcaaatgGGACTGtatattggtcgcaatttcgagccctgctgaAACTATAAATATAATCTAATGGTACTTACTACTgactattaattaattttttaatttggtGGGAATCTGAGGATTTTCAGGCAGACTTTGATGCCTGTTTAGAATGAGAGTAGAGTTGGGGTGAGAAGGGCAATCATGCATTtcattaatacatgtacattgtactctCTTATGAATTGGTATAATTACTATGcattttgaatattttgttttagGCTTTGACTGTCCAGTATTTGATGAGTTGTTTAACTGTGTATCCATCATCGCTGGAGGTACACTGACTGCAGCAGAGCTACTTAATAGACAGGAGTGTAATATAGCAATCAATTGGGAAGGAGGCTGGCACCATGCACACAGGTGGAATATccaaataatatatagatttagccaagcctaaaagcggacctcccggcttgtttattcttactggctgtaagattagtgaaaataaaaggctttgttcgccttttggttttcccggatattgcttaattacagtatgtcattttcttcgctgcctaactattGACTTCCaaggttaatttcacctgacaCACCGACTGATCGAATGAACCAAGAAGGGATGATTGTGATATCggcttttccagcgaaatctactgttgaattcacgtgttaggcaattaatttttcttgaatcgcaagagttttaaacgaaaacaagcaaatcctcagcaagcgaacggaaaaggaaagaagccatttcagagtcgactgacAAAAaccagtgaataggaatcacgctgaaattagaaatcacagacgtactatagctcgtgatgtgacagatcgcactttatttattccactttatctctgaaaacgagataatttacattttgatgtatttcattgaaacacgccagcttggcttagaaccagaatcggctagaaaggacaaacttcaaacaagatctccaacaaattacctgtacgtgctctaaacaaacttctgaaaacacaagctggtgatatttctccttatacttttacgagaactcattgcgattacatgtttagaacatgagtgcaaaattttcttgtcactgtcgaggcacatcgaaaaacagttaggcaagcagagtaaaaaaaacttctttttcgctcgcattttaaagccaaacaaacgagtgaaagatcgattatttctgtccaaaaagagtacagatgattgttatttcattccagttaacaataagaattcgagtttcattcctgaacaaagaaaaaaacgactaaaccactttttagacatgcattcacttgaaataactcgtccgtagaaataacaaacggtttagtgcccaagaaaaggtatttgtggagtaacttcctccaccaactttaagctatcaccggtgtactgttttgtcgttttcgttctctttctctcttcttttggtttctgtttttctgtcataggccgtccaggcatcttgcaaccttagtagattcaaaattaaaaatcttaagacataccaaaaactgtatTTCAgcgcaaaaagcagccctacacaaatttaaaataaacactcagctttaagtttatatcactCCAATGCTTggcttgaataactacgtagccaccagtgtgtccttaCCACAGAtatattatgttaaacttggactgaaaccagcgaaaatgcaagaaaaatatatttttcaaaccgtacctgaacacgaagagcatcgactgtcaagagctttcgTTGACGTAGAATGGCTGTGCAGCCGCGTCGAGCAACAGAAAGAGCGCGAGAAAGTAAGCCTCTTTCGGGTGTGTCTtaccttgagcctgcgatctaaTCGACGGCCAGCcccggtcagcggtcaacttcaaaaagcAGCTGCCCTCGATAAGGTCCAagttgagcccgcgatatggtcatgtgatgctggtcagcagataccttgttttgacaggtgtcaattggccataacattgatgtccaatatcaaagatgtatgctgtaaactagctacagtgtcaTGAAGTattgggtgcttaccatttagccaaataatccggatagaatgatcgttgcataaaggtaagcgattttccgaatttcatgaccaaccggatgagaatggcgcttaccatttactacacagcattccatcccgcatagtttactcgatcttgtgagaaagggcctggaaacggaaggttctcgcaaatggtaagggcatttcgcgaattccattccgaacggaaaaagaggactacctctggaggttgtccacaatttccgaaaagattttccggaaaattgcctttccatttgacctcaaaccgaaatttccggattatttggctaaatggtaagtaCCCAATTAATTGCCTCCTCGAtaagctttaaacttgagcccgtgatatggttacgtgtactggtcacattggcatacataaaggggcggacggacgtacggtaCGGTACGGTACTGCTATAAACATGTCCATGGCATGCACGAGCACCATGTTTTACTGACAAGCTCTGGCCATCATGGTATTAAGCTTTGAGTAATTTTGGTCTTTCAATGATGTTAGGGATGAAGCTGCTGGATTCTGCTATGTCAATGATGTTGTACTGGGAATTCTCAAGTTACGAGAGAAGTTTGATCGAGTCCTCTACATTGATATTGACCTTCACCATGGAGATGGTGAGTATTTTTCGTCACAGTGAATCACCCTCAGTGTGTGGTCACAGACTGAGAGAAAATGCACGTTGCCCAAGTTAAGACTTGGTTGAAATAGGCCTTACTCACGATAGCCGTCATGTCGGTTTTCAAATTGTCgtacaaattagccaagtgttatgctggggggcaaacattggaaaaaaggcaaattgcgataaaacagctggtcaaaatattgaaataacattgctaaaagtacattttagatttagaattaagtaccttttataataattttatatctttgattgcctactttgttatctgctcatttttcattaaaacaaacattgaagtaacttgtgtaatcattctattttactacttaggtgagaAACATTCAATGACCataaaacaaatcatctgtgtggctaagatgtttgTTATAACCGCTTGAACTTGTGTtatttgccccctcagaagtgtgtagctaatttgcatgataatagcaaatccaacatggtggccatcaTGAATAAGGTCCATTACCGGTAATTGGTTGGGCCTTTGACATATAGTGCTGAAAAATGTAACTAAATTATTTTTCGTGGAAAAATTAATGCTCTTAGTCTATGAGCTAATCtatttcattgttattttaGCAACCACATAAACTTATGAAATAACAGTACATTACTGAAGAAACTAGTAACAGTGCAATTATCACCATAAATTGACTGAATGACGaaatattttgttgtttactttcatttatttctaggtGTTGAAGATGCATTTTCATTCACATCAAAAGTGATGTCTGTATCATTTCATAAATTCTCCCCTGGATTTTTTCCAggtaatattattttaagtttttgTAAACTACATGACAGCTTCCTACATGTTGTCATTCAGATTTTTAAGCAAAGATTtcacaaaatttaatatttcaaTAGCTAGAATTTCTGCTGCAGGAACATAAAGCATTTGCATGGACAgtgaaaatttcaaacaaaagtacatgtaagacAGTAATTTGtgatcttgaaattttttgtgGTATCCTTTTGATAAAGGACATCTGTATGAAAAAGTTAAATCTATCATTGATTGATTATCTGGCCAGGGACTGGATCATATATGGATGTTGGTGAAGGGAAAGGAAGGTACTACACTGTCAATGTGCCTCTTAAAGATGGAATTACAGATAAACCTTTTGTACAGATCTTTTCCAGGTATAGTGAAATATTCTTGTTTGTACTTATTGTCAATACCTGGTTACCTATGGCCAATTGCAGGTCAAAACAGCTCTGTCACTTGTGATCAAACTCTCTTCAAGACATTGCAATGATAGCCTGTCAGTCCAGtcaaaatagtaataattaacCTTTTAACCCCAAAACCGCatctcattgacgagtaaaatcgtgtggcattaaacagagtaaaatctattaattctgaccactcccaggagtcagtgggttgtaaatttattattattattattattattattaacattattattctATCTCCGTTAACTTTATGCCAATTTACAACACAATAGCCGAATTATTgggttattaattaattattggtGTCAGGCATAGCCTGGTGTTATACAGTCATGTACTTAATTGTACTGTGCTGGATACAGTATCTTAGGGTCCACTTAATAGCCAGACTGAAATCCAGATTGTATTAAAGACAACTGGCAAGTTTTTGTTCTTTATTGTCTTCACAACAGTACTGTACTAACCGTCTCAATTAAAGACCccaacctaaaaaaaaaaaaacgtttttgaagTTGGTGCTTTAGTTATTACAAACTGGTGATTGTTGATTGGCACTCAGATGCATAAATTGGCCAATAGAAACTATGAGTTGCCGCCTGTTCACTGAATTTACATGTAAGTCCTGCTGGTCGGGGGTTAATACCTGGGCTGAGTTACACAGACTGTGTAGCGGATGCTAACAATACCTTACAGTGTACATGTGCCTTTCTAATTGAGCTGTGCGCTTCACAGTGCAGTCCTGAAGACTTCAAGGAAGGGTGATTAGTATGGCTGGTTTGTTTATGGTCAATAAGGAAAACTTCAGAGACTTTGGAGATCCTTTAAAGAACTAaataagatagatagatagatagatagataaatcgatagatagatagatagatagatagatagatagatagatagatagatagatagatagatagatagataaatcgaTAGATAGAGGCTTGTTTATGCTACACATTTGCAATATTTACTGAATTGCCAGGTAGGCCAGCAATAAGCAGACAGTACGTCATAGTCacagaatacatgtacatgtaattttaattacATGAAGGCTTAGGGTAGATTTAAAATGATATGtaatctcaaaatccaacctttgttggttaTTATTCAGTGTATGGTGGGGTCGCATATGATGTTTCAGTCTTTCGTTTCACTGTTTTGGTTTCACTGTTTGGTGTTTCACTGTTTCATGGCTTAGTTTCAATAACATTCATGAGGGGTGGAAGCTGACACACATTTTTGATGAACCTCTCGCAGGCAGCAGATTGCCTGAGTCCAAGTGTGTCTGTACTCCAAGTGGGTACTAACCAACCCATTTAGTCTAGATTATTTGGAATATAAGTGCCACTGTAGTGTTTATGTGAGTGCTATCATCAGATACATCACGGCAGCATTTGTATTTGTAAGGTTGGCTTTAAATCAGGTTATGGCATGAATTCATGTTACTTTGTAGCATAGGTAATTCAGTTATTTGCCAGTGTTTTTCTGTCAGGTTTGTCTAGGCCAGGGGCAATTTGAAATGCGCCCATCCTGTCATAcactaatttaattaattaagctgcACGTACATGTATAAAAAATTATTGGGCAAAGTATTTCCCTAAATTTACAAACACAAgcataggaaaagaaaaaagatgtgCTTTCTCATTTACTGTAGGAAATGGCTTTGTAAATTTCAGTGATACCTCTTGAGATCTGCAAGAATAAGAAGCAACTTTGCACTTGTATTTTTTACAGGGTATTGTCAGAGGTAAAGCTGAAGTTCAAGCCCAAAGCTGTAGTTTGTCAATGTGGAGTTGATACTTTAGCTGGTGATCCCATGGCCTCTTTTAACCTCACCCAGCATGGTATCGGAGAATGTGTTAAACGCCTCATGGACTGGAATCTACCACTTTTGCTACTAGGTGGAGGTGAAATTACAATATCTGTTTTTGACCAACCGACTTGATTTAGTAATAATAAGCCTAAGTGCAATGAGGGTGACAGTTTTTTACACAGTATAAGGGAAGTTTCTTCGTTGATCCATTAAAGCATGTGCAATTTCAGAAGACAGGGCATGAATTGAACAAGAGGATGAATTTTAATGTAtgcatttttcttttacttcataacccattcatccctgaagcagCCCATCTACAAATGTATGAGTAAATTGTCTGGCATCAGAATAAAAAAGTCTCACTCTTATACATGTAGGTCGGACTGAAAGGGCTAAGTCATACCCAATTAGAGTACAGCATGACTTCCCCCTGTCTCCTTTGGGTACCTGGTCCTCGGCAATTGTTTCTTGACTTTGTTTTGCCCTCTCCATTTTACATTGTATCATTTGTTTAGTGACCTTCAATGAAGCTGTTGCCTTTGACAACAAATAATTCTACTTTATTGAACTTTTGACGAGTTAAGTTTGTATTAAAGCAAACTCAGCTCTAATCCTCAAAGGAAGGTTACTGAGCACCAAGGTAAAAAGAGAATGGGATGTACATGTACgttaacaaattttaaaaaaattaatattgtatTGTGACAATTTAAGGTCACTTTAAGTAAGTCATTTTAAGTAAATTTATTACTTTAACTTTACTTCACAATTTGATTCACACTACATTTCATGTGTTTTTCTTAAATTGTAAAATTTCAATACACACCTTTTGCTCAACTACATGTTTCTTGTTTCCCTTAAATACCAATCCTTTTTTGGGGAGGTACAAGATATCTTACACCCATTTCTCTTAGGAAAACCCTTTGTTTACCTCTTGGGTTGTTAGATACCCTTGATAGGTTtagaataatttattgtactCATAATTTCCTTGCATCTACTCTGAGTAAGCTTCATTTAGCTCATCAAGACCTTCAGTTGATTCAGTTGGCATCAACAAGTACAGCATTACTAGTTCCTGTTCTTCTTGcatacttttgttttatttgtaatAAACCAGCTGGTAAATCTTGCTCTGATTTTGTTGTCCCTGTGTCGATTGTTTTGGCTGTCTTGCAGTAGAAAATGCATTAATTGGTTTTAAACTTCAAGGCTTCTTTCTTGTAATCAGGAGGATACAATGTAAAAAATGCAGCAAGGTGTTGGACATACTTGACGAGCATAGTTCTCAATCAGTCACTCTCTTCTGACATCCCAGAACATGAGGTAAGTACCACACATTTGCTTCCCAAGGATATTGCCCAGTGGGACTAGAGATGTCTAT containing:
- the LOC138043334 gene encoding histone deacetylase 8-like; the protein is MALRETGEQTLKIPSKNAKAILIHSDELVKLCDRLPKVPNRASFTHSLIKAYGLLENVRVVHPRRALVRELSAFHSMDYIECLKQVTNSNDCAEVENATAEHGLGFDCPVFDELFNCVSIIAGGTLTAAELLNRQECNIAINWEGGWHHAHRDEAAGFCYVNDVVLGILKLREKFDRVLYIDIDLHHGDGVEDAFSFTSKVMSVSFHKFSPGFFPGTGSYMDVGEGKGRYYTVNVPLKDGITDKPFVQIFSRVLSEVKLKFKPKAVVCQCGVDTLAGDPMASFNLTQHGIGECVKRLMDWNLPLLLLGGGGYNVKNAARCWTYLTSIVLNQSLSSDIPEHENFLAYGPDYQLDVPPSRRQDMNSKEDLINLFNTLLGNIKKIV